The genomic segment TGCCGCTGGCAAAGCCGATATCGCAGTCTCCTACCAAAATCAGCATCAGATGCAAATTGATCAGGGACTGCCCCTAGTGAGGATTGCCACCCTGATTGCCACCCCTCTTAACTCACTGGTGGTACTTGCCGATAGCCCGATTAAGACTATTGCTGACCTTAAGGGGAAAACCATTGGTTACTCCGTTGGTGGCTTTGAAACCATGCTCCTGGATGTAATGCTTAAGAAGTCAGGACTCAGCCTCTCCGACGTTACGCTCGTCAATGTAAATTTCTCCCTCTCCCCAGCCCTCTTTACCGGACAGGTCGATGCTGTAATTGGAGCCTTCAGAAACTTTGAGCTCAACCAGATGGATATCGAAAAACGTCCCGGCAGGGCATTCTATGTAGAAGAACATGGGGTACCGGCCTATGATGAGTTAATCTTAATAGCCAATAGGGATAAGATCGGCGAGGCAAAACTTCGCAGCTTTGTCGATGCCCTTGAAGAGGGAGTGCAGTATCTGATCAACCATCCTGATGAGAGTTGGAAGCTCTTTATCAAGGGAGAACGAAAAACCCTCGATGACGAGTTAAACCGACGCGCTTGGAGAGATACCCTGCCACGTTTCGCCCTGCGCCCCGGGGCCCTGGATCAGGAACGCTATCGCCGGGTTGCAGCGTTTTTGCAAAAGCAGGGTACGGTGAAGAGTGTGCCACCGCTTGAGACATGGGCCGTGGAGCTACCATAGTCCTACCGGCCTCACCTCCCTACAGCTAGAGGCCCCCTCCTATTCGGGAGGGGGCTTAGAGAACAGCACAAGGGAGAGCAAGACTTGGAATTTAATCTTCGGAAGAATCTGAATCAACCCCATTCAGCTTCCAATCATAGTCTAAAAAGTCTATCTCAATCCTATCGGCCAGCAGCTCATGGCGCTCGGCCTCACTGAGCCCCAGAGATTTGCTGTAAAGGGCTAAAAACTGGGACAGAGTTCTTGCCCCACGCCAGCCAGCCCCAAAATCCTGACCATACCACTTAAAGATACTGGAAACCTGTAGCTTTCCCCCACTGAGCCTGTTTCTCCTCCTGTCCGCAAGAAACATGGTGGTTGCCTCCTGCAACTGCCCCTCCAGTCTATCCTTCTGATATGCATGATCTTTCAGGGCTGGGCAACCAATGCTAGCGCAGTTTAGGGCAAAATGTATCCTGGGATCCCCGTATCGCCCGGAACCGCGGATGAGACCGTGCTCAAGATCATCCAGGGAGCGTTTTTGTCCCAACAGGGAAAAGAACTTCTTTTTCCACGGCGATTGAAAAAATGAGCCCAGCTCTTTGATTGATTGCAGATTGGAATACCTGCTAAGAATCAACTCAACCGTCCAGGCGTTATAGGCGTTAATGAGAAAGGCAAGTTGTCCAGCCTTTGTCCAGCTATCAAACTGGCCACGGCTGACCTGTGACAGCTGATCGAGATAGGCAGAGAGTAGGGGCCTCTCCCTGGCCATAGCCGCATAATCCACTTTGGTTTCCTGTCCACCCTGATAGACCCGAACATGCTCCTGCAAGAGAGAATCCCAGGGGCCATGATCAAAGGCTACGGCCTCAACAACGGGGCAAACAAGGATAAACAGGACAAACAAAAGAGAGCGCATCACAACCTCCTCCAACTGTGGTACCTTTCTGCCCAGGCTAGCAATCTCCTAGGCAAATGTTTTCGCTTCCATCCTCCTGCCGCATATTTATTAGCCTCGGCAAGGGTCGGATAGGTATGAATAGTGGACAGGATCTTATTGAGTCCCAGACCGTGTTTCATGGCCAGGACAAATTCTGCCAGAAGATCGCCCGCATGCTCACCGACAATGGTTACCCCCAGGATACGATCCTTATTGGGCACGGTGAGTATCTTGATAAAGCCCTCTCTTACCCCGTCGGTGATGGCCCGATCAAGATCATCCAGATCGTAACGAGTAACCTCCACGTCAACACCACGCTCAGCCGCCTCCTGTTCATTGAGACCGACCCGAGCAACTTCAGGATCAACGAAGGTCGTCCAAGGAATGACAGAGTAATCTACCTTAAATTTCTTAATCCCACCAAAGAGGGCATTGACCACCGCATACCAGGCCTGATGGGCGGCGGTATGGGTAAACTGGTAGGGACCGGCCACATCACCTGCGGCAAAAATATTAGGATAGAGGGTCTGTAAATATTCGTTAGTCAGCACCGTTCGCTTCACAGGAATACCAAGCTCCTCCAGACCGTAACCCTTGAGCCTGGCAACCCGACCGACTGCACAGATAAGGGCATCAAATGCCAGGCGTAGCTCCTGCCCCTCATGCTCAACGACAATGTATTTTTCCTCACCAGCCCTTTCGCAGCGCAGGGCTGTATGCCCAGTGAGAACATGGACACCATCTGCCCCAAGAGATGCCTCAACAATGGCTGCGGCATCTGCATCTTCGCGGGGCAACAACCGAGCCCCCCTCTGTATCTGCCAAACCTCAGAGCCCAAGCGGGCAAGGGCCTGAGACAACTCACAACCAATTGGCCCGCCCCCCAGTACCAGCAAACGCCGCGGTGCTTCATCCAAATTGGCAAAGGCATTCCAGAGGGTCTCATTGGTGAGATAATCAACCGCATCAAGCCCAGGCAGGGGTGGAATAAATGGCCCTGCCCCTGTGGCAATAATAACGGCACGTGATGTCAGTCGCCGGGTTTCGCCACTCTTGAGTTTCACCTCCACGGTCCAGGGATCCAACAGCCTGGCGTAACCACAGAGGACCTCTACCCCGAGATCCGTATAGCGTTCAACGCTATCATGGGGCTCAATCGTAGCAATAATCCGATGAACCCTCGCCATCACCCGGCGAAAAGAGAAGCTCAGTTCAACGGCATCAAGTCCATACTTATCTCCATTGCGAATATGATGGGCAACTTTCGCACTTTTTATCAAGGCCTTGCTTGGCACACAACCATAGTTGAGACAGTCTCCCCCCATCTCTGCCGCTTCAACAAGAGTCACCTTTGCCTTAAGGGTAGTGGCAATATAGGCGCTTACCAAGCCGGCAGCCCCGGCACCAATGACAATAAGATTACGATCAAAGCGAGCAGGTCTCAACCATTTTGCATAGAGCCGCCGCCCCTTAAACCAGGCTATGCCCCTTTTACAGATCAATGGAAAGATGCCTAAAAGAGCAAAGGAGAACAACAGCCTCGTCGACAGTATCCCCCCAAGGCTCTCTACTTGAGCCAGTTGGGTGCCTGCATTAACATAAACAATAGTCCCCACCAACATACCAAGCTGACTTACCCAGGCAAATGTCCGCAGCCGAATCGAGGTGAGACCCATGAGCAGGTTAATGACAAAAAAGGGAAAAATGGGGACCAGGCGCAGGGTGAAGAGATAGAAGGCACCCTCCTCCTCCATCCCCCTGTTTACGGCATGAAGGCGATCCTGGAAACGGCTTTGCACGATTTCACGAAGAAGAAAACGAGAGAGAAGAAAGGCCAGGCTGGCACCGAGAGTTGAGGCAAAGGAGACAATCAGCACCCCCCAGATAAGACCGAATATGGCTCCTGCCGCCACCGTTAGCACCCCCGCTCCCGGCAGGGAGAGCGAGGCAACCACTGCATAGAGACCAAAAAAACTCAGCCCGGCCAGAATGGGCTCAGCGTTCCGCCAACTCTCCAGCTGAACCTGCCTGGTCTTAATAGCCTGCAAAGAGAGATAGC from the Desulfotalea psychrophila LSv54 genome contains:
- a CDS encoding ABC transporter substrate-binding protein yields the protein MKKVRMLIMAALVIAICGTSTSAMAREKVTLLLDWFVNPDHAPIFIALEKGYFADHGLDVEIIAPSNPNDPPKLVAAGKADIAVSYQNQHQMQIDQGLPLVRIATLIATPLNSLVVLADSPIKTIADLKGKTIGYSVGGFETMLLDVMLKKSGLSLSDVTLVNVNFSLSPALFTGQVDAVIGAFRNFELNQMDIEKRPGRAFYVEEHGVPAYDELILIANRDKIGEAKLRSFVDALEEGVQYLINHPDESWKLFIKGERKTLDDELNRRAWRDTLPRFALRPGALDQERYRRVAAFLQKQGTVKSVPPLETWAVELP
- a CDS encoding DUF547 domain-containing protein, whose product is MRSLLFVLFILVCPVVEAVAFDHGPWDSLLQEHVRVYQGGQETKVDYAAMARERPLLSAYLDQLSQVSRGQFDSWTKAGQLAFLINAYNAWTVELILSRYSNLQSIKELGSFFQSPWKKKFFSLLGQKRSLDDLEHGLIRGSGRYGDPRIHFALNCASIGCPALKDHAYQKDRLEGQLQEATTMFLADRRRNRLSGGKLQVSSIFKWYGQDFGAGWRGARTLSQFLALYSKSLGLSEAERHELLADRIEIDFLDYDWKLNGVDSDSSED
- a CDS encoding FAD-dependent oxidoreductase, translating into MKKYLIVGTVIALVSAYYFFGLDSYLSLQAIKTRQVQLESWRNAEPILAGLSFFGLYAVVASLSLPGAGVLTVAAGAIFGLIWGVLIVSFASTLGASLAFLLSRFLLREIVQSRFQDRLHAVNRGMEEEGAFYLFTLRLVPIFPFFVINLLMGLTSIRLRTFAWVSQLGMLVGTIVYVNAGTQLAQVESLGGILSTRLLFSFALLGIFPLICKRGIAWFKGRRLYAKWLRPARFDRNLIVIGAGAAGLVSAYIATTLKAKVTLVEAAEMGGDCLNYGCVPSKALIKSAKVAHHIRNGDKYGLDAVELSFSFRRVMARVHRIIATIEPHDSVERYTDLGVEVLCGYARLLDPWTVEVKLKSGETRRLTSRAVIIATGAGPFIPPLPGLDAVDYLTNETLWNAFANLDEAPRRLLVLGGGPIGCELSQALARLGSEVWQIQRGARLLPREDADAAAIVEASLGADGVHVLTGHTALRCERAGEEKYIVVEHEGQELRLAFDALICAVGRVARLKGYGLEELGIPVKRTVLTNEYLQTLYPNIFAAGDVAGPYQFTHTAAHQAWYAVVNALFGGIKKFKVDYSVIPWTTFVDPEVARVGLNEQEAAERGVDVEVTRYDLDDLDRAITDGVREGFIKILTVPNKDRILGVTIVGEHAGDLLAEFVLAMKHGLGLNKILSTIHTYPTLAEANKYAAGGWKRKHLPRRLLAWAERYHSWRRL